The Desulfurobacterium sp. TC5-1 genome segment ACCGTGCGCTTATGGGGTATTAGCCGGCGTTTCCACCGGTTATCCCCCTCCTTGGGGTAGGTTGCTCACGCGTTACTCACCCGTTCGCCGGTCGCCAGCACGGGTTCCAAAGGAACCCGCCTGCTGCCCCACGACTTGCATGTGTTAGGCACGCTGCCAGCGTTCGCGCTGAGCCAGGATCAAACTCTCCAGCAATATTTCATCGCTTTCAAGTTCTCTATCTCTAAGCTCAATCTATACTTCAGAGTACGCAAGGCTCTATCTCGCGAACCTGCGGAACACCTCAATTAAAAGTTACCTCTCCAGGTAACCTGTATTTCCAGCTTCCGCAGGCACACACCCCTTATTCTGTTGTCAAAGAGCTTTTTTTCGGCGAGTGCTAAATTTATACCTTCAACTCACCAGTGTCAAGCCCCATCCCGCTTCTGCGGGTTCAAACCTGACGCGGGAAAATATAGAAACTATGGCGATGCGTGTCAAGGGGTTATCTGCATTTTTTCCACATTTTCTCAAGGGAAATAACTTCTGAAAGCCTGTTAACAGTTGCATAACAACGCTTTAACTGCTTTTCATTTTTTGAATGCTCAATGATGTATTTACACACTCTTCTTGCAGCAAAAATATAGCCTTCCTCTTCCAGAACGTCGGAGAGGATCTCCAAAAGTTCAAATACTTCTTCTTCAGATAATAGATCAGACTTTAATATCCTTTTAGCAACATCAATAACGCATCGATTTCTATTCTGCTCCATACATATCAGGGCCAGCTCAATAAAGGCATCCATTATAAGCCATGAACTTTCTGCCGTATCTATAATCTCCATCAACGCTTCTTCTGCCTGATCAATCCTGCCCTTTTCTATAAGAAAATCCGCCAACATTCTCAGACTGTCTTCTTTTATAAAAGAGTCACTAACAGAAACAGCCTTTCTCATAAAGAATTCAGCTTTTTCATCATCACCCATCATTTCGTAAACAGTGGCAACACTTTGCAAGAGGTAGGGTGAGTCTGGATAGAGTTCCAAAGTATCAAGTAAAAGAGACAGGGCCTCCTCTATCTTTGAAAGTCCCATCAAAACATCTACAAGTTTCTGACGAAGATCCACATTTTTTGGTTCTCTATTGCAGGCTTCCCTTAAAAGATCTTCTGCCTTTTCCATTTCTCCAATAAGCTGATAGAGTCTCGCACTCTCATAGAGAAACGAAGTTTTATTTATCCTTTCAAGACCCTGTTCAAGGATATGAGCTACCATATCGTAATTACCGGTAGAGTAATAGTGACCTGCAAGTTCAAGATAAGGATAGTCTAAAAAAGGAGAAACTGTCATTAAACTTTTAAGCACTTTAGCCGCCTCTTTTTTTAACCCCTGCCGTTTATAAAGTTTATGCAGTTCAACATAAATTTCAGGTTCAAATGGATTAAGATTTATAGCCTCAAGAAGCGCCTCCCTTGCCTTAACATATTCCTTTCTCTTTATAAGGAAGTGACTCTTTTTAAGCTGCTCCTTTGACTTTATAGCCGCCTCAAGGAATCTCGCCTGTTCAAAGTATTCTTCCGCCTTTTCTTCATTTCCTATCCTTTCGTAAGCCTCTGCAAGGAGAAGAAAATACTCAACATCTCTTGAATAGGCTTTATGTTTTTCCAGCTCGGAAATAGCACGATGATATTTTTTACTCTCAATTAAACGACGCGCTTCTTTAATGACAGAATCTATTTCTTTCTTATAACCTTTCAAATGAAACAACTCCTGCTTGAGATATCTTCAATTTTAAAGTATAAATTTAATTCGAGAATTTTCAATAGGCTGGAGGTTTATTAATGCTTGCTAATATCAGAAAAAACATGAAGTTATTTAGCATACCTCTCTGGATAGTAACTGCTTCTTTTGTTTTAACTATTTTCTTAGTATGGGGAAAAGGTTCTGTATCAGGACCGGGAACAAACGAAGTTGCGACCGTTAACGATAAAGCCATACCGGCAGATGAGTTTTATAGATTGGTTGACAGGTTAACTTCATCTGGAATGAAGGAAAAGCAGGCAAAATCCGAAGCACTCCGTCAGCTTTTGCTAAGAACACTTTTGCTTGATGCAGCGGAAAGAGAAGGATTAAAGGTAAGTGATGAGGCTGTCGCAGATAAAATAGAAAGCTTCCCTGCCTTTCAAAAGGACGGCAAATTCTCCGTGGAACTTTACAAAAAGTGGCTTCAGCAAAACCATATGCCTCCAGAAATGTTCGAAAATCAGATAAGAGAAGATCTACTAATAGAGAAGCTTCAAACAATTGTTGAAAATGTAGCATCAGTTACACCTACAGAGCTACAAATCTATTACAAAGCTGTTTTTGGAAAAAGGAATTACAAGTATGAAATGTTTAACATAGAACCCTCAAAAGTTAAAGTGTCTTCAGAAGAAATAAAAAATTACTACAATAAGCACCGCAATTTGTTCAAAGAAAATAAAGTAGTTATCGTTGCTGTTGAAATCCCAGCGAAAACGAAAAACGCAAAAGAGCTTGTTAAAAGAGCATATGAACTTGCAAAAAAAGGGAAACTGTCGTCTTTTAATGAAATTAAACCGGTCATCGTTAAAGATAAAAACTTACTTAAAGACATCAACTCCAGAGGGGGTCTTTACGGCTATGTAGAAAAGCCAAACAAATTTATTATTTATCAAAAACAACAGAAAAGCAGAACCCTTTCATTAAAAAAAGCCAGGAGGGAAATTATAAATCTGATTAAAAAAGAAAAAGCGGTAAAACTGGCATTCAGCAAGGCTGAAAAAGCAGCAAATAGCGGAAATTTAGATAAAGGAAAAGAGACGGGAGAAATTAGCGGGAAAGAACTTGCAAAAAGGCTTGAACTAATAGACTTAAACGGCGAAATAACAGCAATGATAGTTAAAGGTAAAACCGGTAAAGTGTACGGTCCTTTCAAAACGCTTAAAGGATATGTGGTCGTGGAACCCATAACAGCAGCAACTGTTAAAAGCATGGATAAAGAAAAAGTCAAAACATTGAAGGAGTTCCTGCTTGGTGAAAAGCGTAAAGCAGCACTTCAATCATACATACAGTTCCTGCAGAACAAAGCCAAAATTCAGGTCAATCCAAGATTTTTTAAGGGAGAGTAAACGTGAAGAGTATGACAGGCTATGGAAAAAGTGAAGCAAGCAATGACTTTATCACCGTTACGGTAGAAGTAAAATCTATCAACAGCAAGAATTTAGATTTGAGAATCAACCTTCCAAGAATTGTTAACAATCTTCTAAATAGGTTAAACAGTAAAGTGAAAGAGTACGTGAAAAGGGGAAAGGTCGATGTTTACATAAACTATAAGCTGAGTCCCGACGTTGAAATTCCGGTAAGTATAAACTACTCAATGGCAAAAACCTATATAGACGCCATAAAGAAAATAGAAGGAACTTCTGGAAGAAAGATAGAGATAAATATGAGAGACCTCTTATCCATGCACGACATCTTCTCTAAAGAAGATATAGATATATCGGGAAGCGAAGAGGTCTTCATAGAGGCCCTTGAAAACGCCTTGATGCAGCTGGACGCAGAGCGTAAGAAAGAGGGTGAGAAGCTAAAAAAAGATATTGAAAGCAGACTAAAAAAAATAGAAGCAATCCTTCACGATATTGAGGAGAAGGCTAATTCCATAAATGAGAAAATCAAAGAACGCTTAACGGAAAAAGTTAAAAAACTGTTTGAACCAGATGATGAAGAAATCAGCAAAAGAATTGAGCTTGAGATAGTACTAATTGCTGAAAAGCAAGACGTCACAGAAGAAATTACAAGGCTTAAATCTCATATAAAGCGGTTTTATCAGCTTTTAAATGAAGATTTTTCAGGTAAAACGATGGATTTTCTATGTCAGGAAATGCATAGAGAAATAAACACATTGGGATCAAAACTGAAAGAGATAAATGCAACCGAATCAGTTTTGAAAATTAAAACAGAAATAGCAAGGATAAAGGAACAGGTCCAGAACGTGGAGTAAATGATGAAAGGACTTCTAATTGTTATATCAGCACCGTCCGGAACGGGAAAAACAACACTTGTAAACATGCTAATGAGATCTTTTCCCCAAATAGAGTTTTCCATATCGTGCACAACGAGAAAACCAAGACCCGGCGAAGTTGATGGAAAAGATTACTATTTTATATCCCTTGAAGAGTTTGAGAGAAAAATAGAGAAGAACG includes the following:
- a CDS encoding peptidylprolyl isomerase, with product MLANIRKNMKLFSIPLWIVTASFVLTIFLVWGKGSVSGPGTNEVATVNDKAIPADEFYRLVDRLTSSGMKEKQAKSEALRQLLLRTLLLDAAEREGLKVSDEAVADKIESFPAFQKDGKFSVELYKKWLQQNHMPPEMFENQIREDLLIEKLQTIVENVASVTPTELQIYYKAVFGKRNYKYEMFNIEPSKVKVSSEEIKNYYNKHRNLFKENKVVIVAVEIPAKTKNAKELVKRAYELAKKGKLSSFNEIKPVIVKDKNLLKDINSRGGLYGYVEKPNKFIIYQKQQKSRTLSLKKARREIINLIKKEKAVKLAFSKAEKAANSGNLDKGKETGEISGKELAKRLELIDLNGEITAMIVKGKTGKVYGPFKTLKGYVVVEPITAATVKSMDKEKVKTLKEFLLGEKRKAALQSYIQFLQNKAKIQVNPRFFKGE
- a CDS encoding YicC/YloC family endoribonuclease: MTGYGKSEASNDFITVTVEVKSINSKNLDLRINLPRIVNNLLNRLNSKVKEYVKRGKVDVYINYKLSPDVEIPVSINYSMAKTYIDAIKKIEGTSGRKIEINMRDLLSMHDIFSKEDIDISGSEEVFIEALENALMQLDAERKKEGEKLKKDIESRLKKIEAILHDIEEKANSINEKIKERLTEKVKKLFEPDDEEISKRIELEIVLIAEKQDVTEEITRLKSHIKRFYQLLNEDFSGKTMDFLCQEMHREINTLGSKLKEINATESVLKIKTEIARIKEQVQNVE
- a CDS encoding tetratricopeptide repeat protein, coding for MKGYKKEIDSVIKEARRLIESKKYHRAISELEKHKAYSRDVEYFLLLAEAYERIGNEEKAEEYFEQARFLEAAIKSKEQLKKSHFLIKRKEYVKAREALLEAINLNPFEPEIYVELHKLYKRQGLKKEAAKVLKSLMTVSPFLDYPYLELAGHYYSTGNYDMVAHILEQGLERINKTSFLYESARLYQLIGEMEKAEDLLREACNREPKNVDLRQKLVDVLMGLSKIEEALSLLLDTLELYPDSPYLLQSVATVYEMMGDDEKAEFFMRKAVSVSDSFIKEDSLRMLADFLIEKGRIDQAEEALMEIIDTAESSWLIMDAFIELALICMEQNRNRCVIDVAKRILKSDLLSEEEVFELLEILSDVLEEEGYIFAARRVCKYIIEHSKNEKQLKRCYATVNRLSEVISLEKMWKKCR